A region of Vigna radiata var. radiata cultivar VC1973A chromosome 10, Vradiata_ver6, whole genome shotgun sequence DNA encodes the following proteins:
- the LOC106774553 gene encoding beta-carotene isomerase D27, chloroplastic has product MVGMSLVSVKPSPLQPQLPSLRGGVIRRIRCGIAEPSGEPAPLGQKTRYKDGIFAKAFMTLFARKMEKYADPPGRGKATAKKDWWDWGYDYESFVDVSKRVMQRRSRIQQQQVVRQVLLSMLPPGAPAQFRKLFPPTKWAAEFNAALTVPFFDWLVGPSEVVEVEVNGVKQKSGVHIKKCRYLENSGCVGMCVNMCKIPTQDFFTNEFGLPLTMTPNFEDMSCDMVYGQAPPTFEDDPVSKQPCYEDICSMAKSSSIVCPKLQA; this is encoded by the exons ATGGTGGGTATGAGCTTGGTGAGTGTGAAGCCAAGTCCTCTCCAACCCCAACTCCCATCATTGCGTGGTGGAGTCATCCGGCGGATTCGGTGTGGGATAGCAGAGCCATCTGGTGAACCAGCTCCTTTAGGACAAAAGACTCGCTACAAGGACGGCATCTTCGCGAAGGCCTTCATGACTCTGTTTGCGCGTAAGATGGAGAAATATGCTGATCCACCAGGCAGAGGAAAAGCCACAGCGAAGAAGGATTGGTGGGATTGGGGGTATGACTATGAGAGTTTCGTTGATGTATCAAAAAGGGTAATGCAGCGCAGGTCTCGTATTCAGCAGCAGCAAGTTGTTCGACAAGTTCTCCTCTCTATGCTTCCTCCAGGTGCGCCTGCCCAG TTCAGGAAATTATTTCCGCCGACAAAATGGGCTGCCGAGTTTAATGCTGCATTGACCGTTCCTTTCTTCGACTGGTTGGTTGGCCCATCCgag GTTGTGGAAGTAGAGGTAAATGGAGTGAAGCAAAAGAGTGGAGTACATATAAAGAAGTGCAG GTACCTGGAGAATAGTGGCTGCGTTGGAATGTGTGTCAATATGTGCAAGATTCCTACACAAGATTTTTTCACTAATGAATTTGGACTTCCCTTAACGATGACTCCTA ATTTTGAAGACATGAGTTGTGATATGGTATATGGGCAAGCCCCACCGACATTTGAAGATGACCCAGTGTCAAAACAACCATGCTATGAGGATATAT GTTCTATGGCAAAATCAAGTTCTATTGTGTGTCCTAAACTACAGGCATGA